In Monodelphis domestica isolate mMonDom1 chromosome 4, mMonDom1.pri, whole genome shotgun sequence, one DNA window encodes the following:
- the LOC100018242 gene encoding galactoside alpha-(1,2)-fucosyltransferase 2-like isoform X1, with amino-acid sequence MNACTHAGMEKHLCSAYDMPRGPEPAFPILHFVAFFFVASSIFYLEWQNLRKLQGLWAPPIQLPPSSWTVNTQGRLGNQMGQYATLYALAKLNGKQALISPKMQRTLGRLFRITLPVLRDRAALPVPWLPYLLDDWMRDDYRHIPWNYVFFTGYPCSWTFFHHVRDEILREFSLHAGLRDEAQAFLHRARRGRRGLTFVGVHVRRGDYLRTMSEVWEGVVADKAYLERALAWFRARYARVLFVVVSDGMAWCRRNVDASRGDVVFAEGWRRRSAEKDFALLTQCNHTVMTIGTFGFWAAYVAGGRTVYLANYTLPSSKFLLVFRPDAAFLPEWVGIPADLSPLLRNAT; translated from the exons ATGAATGCATGCACGCATGCGggaatggaaaagcatttatgTAGCGCTTACG ACATGCCCCGCGGCCCGGAGCCCGCTTTCCCCATCCTCCACTTTGTGGCCTTCTTTTTCGTGGCCTCCTCCATCTTCTACTTGGAGTGGCAGAACCTGAGGAAGCTGCAGGGCCTCTGGGCCCCCCCGATCCAGCTCCCCCCCAGCAGCTGGACGGTGAACACGCAGGGGCGCCTGGGGAACCAGATGGGGCAGTACGCCACGCTGTACGCGCTGGCCAAGCTCAACGGCAAGCAGGCCCTCATCTCGCCCAAGATGCAGAGGACGCTGGGCCGCCTCTTCCGGATCACGCTGCCCGTGCTGAGGGACCGCGCGGCCCTGCCGGTGCCCTGGCTCCCCTACCTGCTGGACGACTGGATGAGGGACGACTACCGGCACATCCCCTGGAACTACGTCTTCTTCACGGGCTACCCCTGCTCCTGGACCTTCTTCCACCACGTCCGCGACGAGATCCTGCGCGAGTTCTCGCTGCACGCCGGGCTGCGCGACGAGGCCCAGGCCTTCCTGCACCGGGCGCGCCGGGGCCGCCGCGGCCTCACCTTCGTGGGGGTCCACGTGCGCCGGGGCGACTACCTGCGCACCATGAGCGAGGTGTGGGAGGGCGTCGTGGCCGACAAGGCCTACCTGGAGCGGGCCCTGGCCTGGTTCCGGGCCCGCTACGCCCGCGTACTCTTCGTGGTGGTCAGCGACGGCATGGCCTGGTGCCGGAGGAACGTGGACGCCTCCCGGGGCGACGTGGTGTTTGCCGAGGGCTGGAGGAGGCGCTCGGCCGAGAAGGACTTCGCCCTGCTCACCCAGTGCAACCACACCGTCATGACCATCGGCACCTTCGGCTTCTGGGCGGCCTACGTGGCTGGAGGCCGCACCGTCTACCTGGCCAACTACACGCTGCCCAGCTCCAAGTTCCTGCTCGTCTTCAGGCCCGACGCGGCCTTCCTGCCCGAGTGGGTGGGCATCCCCGCCGACCTGTCTCCCCTGCTCCGCAACGCCACTTAG
- the LOC100018242 gene encoding galactoside alpha-(1,2)-fucosyltransferase 2-like isoform X2 — protein sequence MPRGPEPAFPILHFVAFFFVASSIFYLEWQNLRKLQGLWAPPIQLPPSSWTVNTQGRLGNQMGQYATLYALAKLNGKQALISPKMQRTLGRLFRITLPVLRDRAALPVPWLPYLLDDWMRDDYRHIPWNYVFFTGYPCSWTFFHHVRDEILREFSLHAGLRDEAQAFLHRARRGRRGLTFVGVHVRRGDYLRTMSEVWEGVVADKAYLERALAWFRARYARVLFVVVSDGMAWCRRNVDASRGDVVFAEGWRRRSAEKDFALLTQCNHTVMTIGTFGFWAAYVAGGRTVYLANYTLPSSKFLLVFRPDAAFLPEWVGIPADLSPLLRNAT from the coding sequence ATGCCCCGCGGCCCGGAGCCCGCTTTCCCCATCCTCCACTTTGTGGCCTTCTTTTTCGTGGCCTCCTCCATCTTCTACTTGGAGTGGCAGAACCTGAGGAAGCTGCAGGGCCTCTGGGCCCCCCCGATCCAGCTCCCCCCCAGCAGCTGGACGGTGAACACGCAGGGGCGCCTGGGGAACCAGATGGGGCAGTACGCCACGCTGTACGCGCTGGCCAAGCTCAACGGCAAGCAGGCCCTCATCTCGCCCAAGATGCAGAGGACGCTGGGCCGCCTCTTCCGGATCACGCTGCCCGTGCTGAGGGACCGCGCGGCCCTGCCGGTGCCCTGGCTCCCCTACCTGCTGGACGACTGGATGAGGGACGACTACCGGCACATCCCCTGGAACTACGTCTTCTTCACGGGCTACCCCTGCTCCTGGACCTTCTTCCACCACGTCCGCGACGAGATCCTGCGCGAGTTCTCGCTGCACGCCGGGCTGCGCGACGAGGCCCAGGCCTTCCTGCACCGGGCGCGCCGGGGCCGCCGCGGCCTCACCTTCGTGGGGGTCCACGTGCGCCGGGGCGACTACCTGCGCACCATGAGCGAGGTGTGGGAGGGCGTCGTGGCCGACAAGGCCTACCTGGAGCGGGCCCTGGCCTGGTTCCGGGCCCGCTACGCCCGCGTACTCTTCGTGGTGGTCAGCGACGGCATGGCCTGGTGCCGGAGGAACGTGGACGCCTCCCGGGGCGACGTGGTGTTTGCCGAGGGCTGGAGGAGGCGCTCGGCCGAGAAGGACTTCGCCCTGCTCACCCAGTGCAACCACACCGTCATGACCATCGGCACCTTCGGCTTCTGGGCGGCCTACGTGGCTGGAGGCCGCACCGTCTACCTGGCCAACTACACGCTGCCCAGCTCCAAGTTCCTGCTCGTCTTCAGGCCCGACGCGGCCTTCCTGCCCGAGTGGGTGGGCATCCCCGCCGACCTGTCTCCCCTGCTCCGCAACGCCACTTAG